In one Antennarius striatus isolate MH-2024 chromosome 15, ASM4005453v1, whole genome shotgun sequence genomic region, the following are encoded:
- the LOC137608532 gene encoding protein CutA homolog isoform X3, with protein MEKRLAASINILSRTSTMYYWKGEIQDASEILMLVKTKTSQIQRVIDYVRSFHPYANPEVLSFPVEEGSLSYMKWMDEAVPDD; from the exons ATGGAGAAACGGTTGGCAGCCAGCATTAACATCCTCTCCAGGACCTCCACAAT gtACTACTGGAAAGGTGAAATCCAGGATGCGAGTGAAATTCTGATG CTGGTGAAAACAAAGACCTCCCAGATCCAGAGAGTCATAGATTACGTGAG GTCTTTCCACCCCTACGCAAACCCAGAAGTCCTCAGCTTCCCGGTGGAGGAAGGCAGCCTATCTTACATGAAGTGGATGGATGAAGCCGTTCCAGACGACTGA